The genomic segment tttaaagttcattcaaaaattctataaaaaattttatcacttTATTGACAAAATTTACTTACACACTTATATAAAACATTCCATGATGtcatattttatcaaaaagaaaaaaaaagtaacataaAATAGAATACCATCTttagtaagaaaaaaacaGTGATTAATAATATACACTCAAATATACACGTCAAATTTATAATGCAACatttatagtattatttataataggaAATAACAGTTTTTCAATATCATTAATTCTTTTGTGACTAGTTATGAGGCGGAGAAATAACTAACTCACATTCAATACtacttttaatcattaaatgtTTACAAGCATTGGAGAAATaagaaaactaaaataataattggaaaaattttcattacatacaattttgaataaaaaaatttggagtgtaGAATtctatatttaataacttattcgaattattatttatatgtaataattattttgaaagtgatttatttttacaatcattTGAACTTTCAATTCAAGtttttatataaggtaaaagccccaatagatgatcatgtaccagtatatgatcactccatatatttgtgaatatagatatacagatacatggagtgatcatatactggtacgtgatcatctattggggcttttaccttatttatataaattaacagCATTTTAATTACACGGAGTTAATAATTACACGTTGATCAAACTTTCGATTTGttgatttcattttatttatttttttagtttaggtatttattaatagatataataaaaaaaaactccatATATTCAATGTTCAAGATGTTTTTTactagttaaaattttaatttacacagATAAATAGTTTGTGTCGgtcattttttcaagttttattaaattttaaaatgatttaaaaaacgaataaaaaaacataattgaCATGAAAATTGATTTGTTTGCTGAAAGTatacgataaattaaaaaattttacatcgtttcatatacaattatttaatattcatgCAGTTGATTTTATTACCACTTAATTTacctttttaattatttgcaaTAGTGAACCAACGAATGAGGTAGTAGCACATTTGTCTTATTCGTGTCTAATACCACAAACAGACAAAAAAGTACTAAAATTATGTAAGTGAATAGTTGGTATCATAGTCGTGACTAGATTTctacttgaaaaattactaaGAACCCTCTGTATTGTAGAAGGTGCAGGTGAGCtaccaattttataaaaaattcttaaactacaCGTTGGATTTTCATTCCGCGATTCTTTCGTCAGCTTcgctaataaatattcaaaagctTCATTTAATTCGGCGTCAGTTAATTCAGGCGAATTGAGAGAAGTTTCCGTTGCCAAGTTTCCAGTAGAATTGGACGACCctggataaatttataaattttataaatcaacaaatattattaaataatttaaagtatatttcTTTAAAAGCTTACTCACTCGTCGATAAATAACAAACTATTGCCGAAACGTCGTTCTCGTAATTCCATCTTCGTCGTATTGCAACTTTAAAATTACCAACACATCTACCAGTTTCTTCATCtacaaagtttaattataaatttttaaataaaatatcaagatTACAAGTAGtataaataaacttacatTCAAATCTATTGTTATGTCTATGAGCCCAGACGCACCATTCAACATGAGCGTTACGAGGAAGATTAGGTACAACAATATAATCAACAATAGCATTATTTGTACGTTTTTCCCATTCTTTTCGTGCTTCAGCTATATAACTTGGGTGAGTTAAAAAACAGATACCTTGAACGATATCTCTTAATTGAGTTGACGAATCCATTGCATTGACTATTCTATTAATGTGTCTCAGGGAAAGACGACATTGACGTTTGATATTTAAATCAGGTATCGATAAATTACCAGGTACCAGCGGAATCTGTCCCGCTACTGCGATTATATGTCCTAcctaaaaatacataaaaaataaatatatttgcactgccataattgaaaaatagaaTAACTCAGTTATCTCATACTCGTATAGCTTGCGAGTAAGGTCCAATATTTGCAGGAGACCAGTGACTGATACTTTGTACATGCATAGTGTGTCTCTTCGGTACTGTTTCTTCACTACTTTTTTCAACTTCTTTATAGGCCAATGCATCGAGAACTACGTGAACATTCAAAGGACACTCAATACAAACACGAGCTGGTGGATTAACTTGGCCTAATCTTGAGGCATAAACTTGGTTTATTAACGGATATTTTGACATATCCCGAACATAAAGTGTTACTGCGACAATATTTGTCATTTCTATTTCCTCTTTCATTACTaggtctaaaaaaattaaaataatattaaaatagtagtatttatcatattaattttgtatattgttcatttattatagaatgaacataaataaataaacaattaagtTTACCTACTGCTTAATTTATCTAAAGCCTCCTCCATTGCTTGCTGAGAATCATCATTTTTACTGGTAATTCCGCCAAACCAATACCATCCATTCTGATTTCTGTTAGAAATCGGAATATCAGGataatcatcattatcatattTTATCTCAGTTGGACTTGGTGGATTTAACGGCCCAGAATTTGATGATTTTATGCTTTTATTGTCGCATTCTTTATCTTCATGATCACTATCTGAGAGATTACAACCATCTTGTAATTCTGGTCCGACAATTTCGGCAATGTAGTCATAAGGGGTTTTAATCGGAATGTTTTTAAGTCTCTCTTGAAGTGTTAGATTATCTAAGTCACCctaagtaat from the Cotesia glomerata isolate CgM1 unplaced genomic scaffold, MPM_Cglom_v2.3 scaffold_74, whole genome shotgun sequence genome contains:
- the LOC123274789 gene encoding diphthine--ammonia ligase, producing the protein MRVVALISGGKDSIFSIMQCIAAGHEVVALANLYPVGKDELDSFMYQTVGHQGIEYIGKAIGLRLYREPTFGKSCMTEKYYSPTKDDEVEDLYRLLTKVMEKENIDAVASGAILSDYQRIRVENVCSRLGLISLAYLWRRNQNELLKEMIECSLNAVLIKVACQGLEPKHLGKSISEMQHNLTILNDMYGVNVCGEGGEYETFTLDCPLFSKSIVIDEYESVVQSNEKIAPVGYLNFKKIKLQDKEGDLDNLTLQERLKNIPIKTPYDYIAEIVGPELQDGCNLSDSDHEDKECDNKSIKSSNSGPLNPPSPTEIKYDNDDYPDIPISNRNQNGWYWFGGITSKNDDSQQAMEEALDKLSNLVMKEEIEMTNIVAVTLYVRDMSKYPLINQVYASRLGQVNPPARVCIECPLNVHVVLDALAYKEVEKSSEETVPKRHTMHVQSISHWSPANIGPYSQAIRVGHIIAVAGQIPLVPGNLSIPDLNIKRQCRLSLRHINRIVNAMDSSTQLRDIVQGICFLTHPSYIAEARKEWEKRTNNAIVDYIVVPNLPRNAHVEWCVWAHRHNNRFEYEETGRCVGNFKVAIRRRWNYENDVSAIVCYLSTRSSNSTGNLATETSLNSPELTDAELNEAFEYLLAKLTKESRNENPTCSLRIFYKIGSSPAPSTIQRVLSNFSSRNLVTTMIPTIHLHNFSTFLSVCGIRHE